In Hyphomicrobium denitrificans 1NES1, one DNA window encodes the following:
- a CDS encoding tetratricopeptide repeat protein: protein MLIIIGFLCGATGCDRPDTSAGEGMDRQTCLGSELAPIDALAACSRFIVATDSQTLNRSDAYYNRGVAFADLGELHHAKLDLEHALKLDPENRWARQRLETVNQTLSRTGG from the coding sequence GTGCTCATCATCATCGGCTTTCTTTGCGGCGCCACTGGATGCGACAGGCCGGACACATCCGCTGGTGAAGGTATGGACCGGCAAACTTGCCTTGGTTCAGAGCTTGCACCCATCGACGCTCTAGCGGCGTGTTCCCGTTTCATTGTTGCAACGGACAGCCAGACCCTTAATCGCTCTGATGCCTATTACAATCGCGGCGTCGCATTTGCGGATTTGGGTGAATTGCATCACGCAAAGCTTGATCTTGAGCATGCGCTTAAACTTGACCCGGAAAACCGATGGGCACGCCAACGGCTCGAAACCGTGAATCAAACTCTTTCAAGAACGGGAGGTTGA
- a CDS encoding polysaccharide pyruvyl transferase family protein yields MNATHAAGHHGCTLVSRQLQELAAEAGITITAWVPLSLPVRQRDWSKFDLVIVNGEGTLHHDRAGAKAIAQLAPFLADVGVPAYLINSVYQGNSPSIAEGLKRFRGIWVRDSRSASEAKNHGLDVTIVPDLTLTWNVEARRGFGKRIVVIDSVDRDETAGLYEVSKHLNASFYSIMSRPPRIETFPDRNFGSRCKYQWRRASAWLRSPPQKARWRAQFPTFETFAAYLSNEAGLIVSGRFHALCLAIVLEVPFLAWPSNTHKMEGLLEDAQLSNRIISDRRSVAAKLGLEGMQSYAFSENELLNMRAYKFNARLGAEGMFKAIASGC; encoded by the coding sequence ATGAACGCGACCCATGCAGCCGGCCATCATGGTTGCACGCTGGTTTCTCGACAACTGCAAGAACTTGCGGCTGAGGCAGGGATCACTATCACCGCCTGGGTGCCGCTGAGCTTGCCTGTGCGGCAGAGAGATTGGTCCAAATTTGACTTGGTTATCGTGAACGGCGAGGGGACGCTTCATCACGACCGAGCGGGTGCAAAAGCGATAGCGCAATTGGCTCCATTTTTGGCTGACGTCGGGGTCCCGGCTTATCTCATCAATTCCGTCTATCAGGGGAACTCACCATCGATTGCAGAAGGTCTCAAAAGATTTCGCGGAATATGGGTCCGTGACAGTCGCAGTGCGTCGGAAGCAAAGAATCACGGTCTTGACGTGACCATAGTACCCGACTTGACTTTGACCTGGAACGTTGAGGCACGGCGCGGCTTTGGTAAGCGCATCGTCGTCATCGACAGCGTCGACAGAGATGAAACGGCAGGCCTTTATGAAGTCTCCAAGCATCTGAACGCATCATTTTACTCCATAATGAGTCGGCCGCCTCGCATCGAAACATTTCCCGACCGAAATTTTGGAAGTCGATGCAAATATCAGTGGCGACGGGCATCGGCTTGGCTACGATCGCCTCCTCAGAAAGCCCGCTGGCGAGCCCAGTTTCCGACCTTCGAGACCTTCGCCGCTTATTTGTCGAATGAGGCTGGACTCATTGTTAGCGGCAGGTTTCATGCATTGTGTTTGGCAATTGTTCTTGAGGTCCCATTCTTGGCTTGGCCATCCAATACCCACAAAATGGAGGGTCTTCTTGAGGACGCGCAGTTGAGTAATCGGATCATTTCTGATCGGCGGTCTGTGGCTGCAAAGCTCGGCCTTGAAGGTATGCAAAGTTATGCCTTCAGCGAAAATGAACTCTTGAACATGCGGGCCTACAAGTTCAACGCACGCTTAGGAGCGGAGGGAATGTTCAAGGCAATCGCAAGCGGTTGCTAA
- a CDS encoding glycosyltransferase family 29 protein, giving the protein MLRIIRQYISDLDCRRKHPELYDDVLQAKRMEHCIKAFSHKTVAIVGNADSIFEHSSGKVIDGADVVVRINRGAPSNFTAQGRRTDILCLAMPMERASISEMFGNPSIIFVSPRRAILSSDLMGSVAVLPLQNWKVVSLLLDGCRPSAGMIATWIAHYLLQATSVSLYGFDWKKTKTHYADKMRRKHHNWALEEALMTRWAKEGWLELPPVSNRLRLP; this is encoded by the coding sequence ATGCTGCGTATCATCCGGCAATACATCTCGGATTTGGACTGCAGGCGCAAGCATCCCGAGCTTTATGATGACGTGCTTCAAGCAAAACGAATGGAACACTGCATCAAGGCTTTCAGTCACAAGACAGTTGCCATCGTCGGCAACGCCGATTCGATATTCGAGCATTCATCGGGCAAAGTCATTGATGGAGCGGACGTCGTCGTCCGCATCAATCGAGGTGCGCCCAGCAATTTTACTGCGCAAGGAAGGCGGACAGACATTCTTTGCCTCGCCATGCCCATGGAGCGCGCGTCGATCAGCGAGATGTTCGGTAATCCTTCAATCATATTCGTATCACCGCGGCGTGCAATCCTCTCCTCCGATCTCATGGGGTCAGTAGCTGTTCTTCCACTGCAAAATTGGAAAGTGGTATCGCTTCTGCTCGATGGCTGTCGTCCATCCGCAGGTATGATCGCGACATGGATTGCACACTATCTGTTACAAGCCACCAGCGTGTCCCTGTATGGCTTTGATTGGAAGAAGACGAAAACTCATTATGCTGACAAGATGCGAAGGAAACATCATAACTGGGCGCTTGAAGAAGCGTTGATGACGAGATGGGCGAAGGAAGGTTGGCTAGAACTACCTCCTGTTAGCAACCGCTTGCGATTGCCTTGA
- a CDS encoding COG4705 family protein yields MTSEHGVRPVTVSKVAEITLVFWILKILATTLGETAGDYISMSLDLGYYVGLAITFAVLIIVLTAQIRSRTFHPLLFWLAIIATTTAGTEISDFMDRSLGLGYALGSAFLVAGLLLTLVSWHMRTGDITVYPLYRKDSELFFWIAILFSNSLGTAFGDFLTDDLGLTFLQGATATAAIILIIGALHYSKSAPDVLLFWIAFVFTRPFGATFGDFLTKPTDVGGLNLPRDYASLTTLALLLSILYASTRNTTKSNK; encoded by the coding sequence ATGACGAGCGAGCATGGCGTACGTCCGGTGACTGTATCTAAAGTCGCCGAAATTACGCTTGTGTTTTGGATCCTGAAAATTCTCGCGACAACCCTCGGAGAAACCGCCGGCGACTATATCTCCATGTCGCTTGACCTTGGATATTACGTAGGATTGGCCATCACGTTTGCCGTCCTCATCATCGTCCTAACCGCCCAGATAAGATCGCGCACCTTTCACCCGCTTCTGTTCTGGCTCGCGATTATCGCAACGACCACGGCAGGAACTGAAATCTCGGACTTTATGGATCGCTCTCTCGGCCTGGGGTACGCGTTAGGTTCGGCATTTCTGGTCGCCGGTCTGCTCCTCACCCTCGTATCCTGGCACATGCGCACGGGCGATATCACGGTATATCCCCTTTACAGGAAGGATAGTGAGCTCTTCTTTTGGATCGCCATCCTATTCTCAAACAGCCTTGGCACGGCTTTCGGCGATTTCCTCACCGACGATCTAGGGCTCACGTTCCTTCAAGGCGCGACAGCGACAGCAGCGATCATCCTGATCATCGGTGCGCTGCACTACTCAAAGTCGGCGCCCGATGTTTTGTTATTTTGGATCGCCTTCGTGTTCACGCGTCCTTTTGGTGCGACCTTCGGGGATTTTCTCACCAAGCCGACAGACGTTGGCGGACTGAATTTACCCCGCGACTATGCGTCGTTGACGACTTTGGCTCTGCTTCTCTCAATTCTCTATGCCTCTACTCGGAACACAACGAAGAGCAATAAATAG
- a CDS encoding EamA family transporter, whose amino-acid sequence MTFKFGWLVWALLSATFAALTAIFAKIGVANVNSDLATFIRTVVIMAALGIVLLARGLLQQIGNISLHTYIFLVLSGLATGASWFCYFRALQIGDAAVVAPIDKLGVVLVAIFGVTFLGESLSLVNWFGIAMMASGAIFVAWR is encoded by the coding sequence GTGACATTCAAATTCGGCTGGCTCGTATGGGCTCTTCTGTCGGCAACCTTCGCAGCGTTGACAGCTATCTTTGCAAAAATCGGTGTTGCCAACGTCAACTCGGACCTCGCGACATTCATCCGCACCGTGGTGATCATGGCGGCCCTGGGCATCGTTCTTCTTGCGCGCGGCCTTTTGCAACAGATCGGCAACATCTCGCTACACACGTATATATTTCTTGTGCTCTCCGGCTTGGCCACGGGAGCATCGTGGTTCTGCTATTTCAGGGCGCTGCAGATCGGCGATGCTGCTGTTGTCGCGCCAATCGATAAGCTCGGCGTCGTTCTGGTCGCGATATTTGGGGTAACGTTTCTCGGAGAATCTCTTTCCCTCGTGAACTGGTTCGGTATCGCGATGATGGCTTCCGGAGCCATATTCGTAGCTTGGCGATGA